A window of the Listeria swaminathanii genome harbors these coding sequences:
- a CDS encoding YhgE/Pip domain-containing protein, with product MRKVYEIFILDWRRLFKAPLALLLVIALIILPSLYAWFNIEALWDPYSNTSGIKVAVSIDDEGAEVDVPGKKPQQVNVGEELKKTLEKNKKLGWTFVSEAEAKKGVKSGKYYASIHIPKDFSEDMVSVVSDNVTKPTIDYSVNEKINAIAPKMTESGATTIVNQISSEFVGTVSKAVLEEFNKAGIDLENELPTIRRLKSKVFQVQDALPELKKMGAEAVKMEAKLPELKAKANQVVELNEKIPELNKATENVLLVEQQLPKIDQLGQDILVLQKKIPEIKQIAESVKEVDENFGTIKKTVNDAVNESGKALDVIDTAMAAIPTVEKIAQNGSGYVDKVSDFADEINKSFDTLAPAIKQNLTLMKQMADNVYQVTEGIKNGSISGDQAIAELKKMEQDIDSLQQMITKQTATLESLNETLPNKPFTDLITNLKAINGQLGAQKATITKVRTELENGAQPSEETLNQLNEQAKNVSAKLDQILANYDSEIVPAIKVGLNQIQGDLKDSQKLLETLQAKIPEITQVLKDSRETLQTGQTYLKEFQKRLPEIQKTLDEATEVINTKLDTIIAGINEAANFYKNDYPNVKANIKKAADFIRNDLPGLEKEINQASNLIQQKMPEFEKAIKIAADLSREELPEFEKAINNAANKITDFDKNYDLQSIIKMLRNDADKDSSFIANPVNLKETSYYPIPNYGSASSPFYTALCLWVGALLLISLLRVDVEVPAGIFNHYHRYFGRLLTFLSIGLMQALIVTLGNIFLLGVSIAEPLLHVLFSMFISVVFMTIVYTLVSLFNNVGKGIAIILLVLQISGAGGNFPIQVSPPFFQAIYPFLPFTYAVSLIRESVGGLYMPTVWIDMSVLAGFAILFIALGVLLKKPLDKVVPKLSEKAKRSKLIH from the coding sequence TCGGGGAAGAGCTTAAGAAAACGCTGGAGAAAAATAAAAAGCTGGGCTGGACGTTTGTAAGTGAAGCAGAAGCCAAAAAAGGCGTGAAAAGCGGCAAATATTATGCTTCAATCCACATTCCGAAAGATTTCTCAGAAGACATGGTTTCGGTTGTCAGTGATAACGTCACAAAACCAACTATCGATTATTCGGTCAACGAAAAAATCAATGCGATCGCGCCAAAAATGACCGAAAGCGGAGCAACAACAATCGTAAATCAAATCAGTTCGGAATTCGTCGGTACAGTGAGCAAGGCAGTTTTAGAAGAATTTAATAAAGCTGGGATTGATCTTGAAAACGAATTACCGACAATCAGACGCTTGAAAAGCAAAGTGTTCCAAGTGCAAGATGCGTTACCAGAACTTAAAAAAATGGGTGCCGAGGCTGTCAAAATGGAAGCCAAACTACCCGAACTAAAAGCCAAAGCCAATCAAGTTGTCGAGCTAAATGAAAAAATCCCAGAGCTCAATAAAGCGACAGAAAACGTCCTATTAGTAGAGCAACAACTACCGAAAATCGACCAACTGGGCCAAGATATTCTCGTGCTTCAAAAGAAAATTCCAGAAATTAAACAAATCGCAGAGTCGGTAAAAGAAGTCGATGAAAACTTCGGAACGATTAAAAAAACGGTCAATGACGCGGTGAATGAATCTGGTAAAGCGCTCGATGTGATTGATACGGCAATGGCGGCGATACCAACCGTAGAAAAAATCGCTCAAAATGGTAGTGGCTACGTGGATAAAGTATCCGATTTTGCGGATGAAATTAATAAGTCTTTTGATACGTTAGCGCCTGCAATCAAACAAAACTTAACGCTAATGAAGCAAATGGCGGACAACGTTTATCAAGTCACAGAAGGAATTAAAAACGGTTCGATTAGCGGAGACCAAGCGATTGCCGAATTGAAAAAAATGGAGCAAGATATTGATTCGTTACAGCAAATGATTACGAAACAAACAGCCACTTTGGAAAGTTTAAATGAAACGTTGCCGAACAAGCCATTTACTGATTTAATCACGAATTTAAAAGCAATTAATGGCCAATTAGGTGCGCAAAAAGCAACGATTACAAAAGTGCGGACAGAACTGGAAAACGGAGCACAACCTTCTGAGGAAACTTTAAATCAACTGAATGAACAAGCGAAAAATGTTAGCGCGAAATTGGACCAAATTTTAGCAAACTATGATTCGGAAATTGTTCCAGCGATCAAAGTCGGCTTAAACCAAATTCAAGGGGATTTAAAAGATAGCCAAAAACTACTGGAAACGTTGCAAGCTAAAATCCCAGAAATCACACAGGTGTTGAAAGATTCCAGAGAAACGTTGCAAACAGGCCAAACCTATTTAAAAGAGTTCCAAAAACGGCTACCAGAAATCCAGAAAACGTTGGATGAAGCGACCGAAGTCATCAACACTAAATTAGATACCATTATCGCTGGTATTAACGAAGCGGCGAACTTTTACAAAAACGATTATCCGAATGTAAAAGCCAATATTAAAAAAGCAGCCGATTTCATTCGCAATGATTTACCGGGACTCGAAAAAGAAATTAACCAAGCGTCTAACTTAATCCAACAAAAAATGCCGGAATTCGAAAAAGCGATTAAAATTGCGGCTGATCTATCAAGAGAAGAGCTACCAGAATTCGAAAAAGCCATCAATAATGCGGCCAATAAAATTACCGATTTCGATAAGAACTACGATTTGCAAAGCATTATCAAGATGCTCAGAAATGATGCCGACAAAGATAGCTCCTTTATTGCCAACCCGGTGAACTTAAAAGAAACGAGCTACTATCCAATTCCAAACTACGGCTCGGCAAGCTCGCCATTTTATACAGCGCTTTGTTTATGGGTTGGTGCGCTCTTGCTGATTTCGTTACTACGTGTCGATGTAGAAGTGCCGGCGGGTATTTTCAATCATTATCATCGTTATTTCGGCCGATTGTTAACTTTCCTATCAATCGGATTAATGCAGGCGCTTATCGTGACGCTCGGGAATATATTCTTACTAGGCGTTTCCATCGCAGAACCATTACTCCACGTGCTCTTTAGTATGTTTATCAGCGTAGTATTCATGACAATTGTCTACACGCTAGTATCGCTATTTAATAACGTCGGAAAAGGAATTGCGATTATCTTACTAGTATTACAAATTTCAGGGGCAGGCGGGAACTTTCCAATTCAAGTTTCGCCACCATTTTTCCAAGCGATTTATCCATTCTTACCATTCACCTATGCCGTAAGTTTAATCCGGGAAAGTGTTGGGGGACTGTATATGCCGACCGTTTGGATTGACATGAGTGTTCTTGCTGGATTTGCGATTCTCTTCATCGCACTCGGCGTTCTACTCAAAAAGCCACTCGACAAAGTAGTACCTAAGCTCTCAGAAAAAGCAAAACGAAGCAAGCTCATCCATTAA
- a CDS encoding GntR family transcriptional regulator gives MANKFKTLDKMVYNLLLEKIKNGELVMNQHLAEEKLATEFGVSRSPLRKAIATLTAQGIVSYHENSGAVLNDVLVDSARYVQLMETIDIFVDAAIVKAAHFGYEMDIEKLQERVVDMERFSYLTDIENYFDAHHRFILCLISFAENPYQVRIAKQIFFQMVHFSDGINIFKSVEIREWTNKKSKQIYELLAQEKTEAARKTIKSLFAELTIQAYR, from the coding sequence GTGGCAAATAAATTTAAAACATTAGACAAGATGGTTTACAATTTACTTCTTGAAAAAATTAAAAACGGTGAGTTAGTCATGAACCAGCATTTGGCAGAAGAAAAACTAGCTACGGAATTCGGTGTTAGCCGTTCACCACTTCGAAAAGCAATCGCAACACTAACTGCTCAAGGAATTGTCAGCTATCATGAAAATAGCGGCGCCGTTTTAAATGATGTCCTTGTTGATTCGGCCCGTTATGTGCAGTTAATGGAAACGATTGATATATTTGTCGACGCAGCAATTGTTAAGGCAGCACATTTTGGCTATGAAATGGATATCGAAAAACTGCAAGAGCGCGTGGTCGATATGGAACGATTTTCCTATTTAACTGACATCGAAAATTATTTTGATGCGCATCATCGTTTTATTCTTTGTTTAATTAGTTTTGCCGAAAATCCCTACCAAGTGCGGATAGCCAAACAGATTTTCTTTCAAATGGTTCACTTTTCGGATGGAATTAACATTTTTAAATCCGTCGAAATTAGAGAATGGACTAACAAAAAGAGCAAGCAGATTTATGAATTGCTTGCACAGGAGAAAACAGAAGCCG